The following are from one region of the Streptomyces tuirus genome:
- a CDS encoding AAA family ATPase has translation MTTYDDRASLTDLTAVVERVRESVEGVIEGKPEVVRLSLTVLLAEGHLLIEDVPGVGKTMLAKALARSIDCSVRRIQFTPDLLPSDITGVSIWDQQRRDFEFKPGAIFAQVVIGDEINRASPKTQSALLESMEERQVTIDGKTYELPSPFMVVATQNPVEMEGTYPLPEAQRDRFMARVSVGYPSADAELQMLDVHGGVSPLEDLQPVAHAHEILKLVEAVRGVHVAEPVRRYVVDLVGATRTHPDLRLGASPRATLHLLRAAKASAALSGREYALPDDVQALAVAVLAHRLLPTAQAQLNRRTAEQVVEEILQRTPVPAAQQQSGFGGLGRTAPAYPQQPPRRL, from the coding sequence GTGACGACCTATGACGATCGAGCGAGCCTCACTGATCTGACCGCCGTGGTGGAGCGCGTGCGGGAGTCGGTGGAAGGCGTGATCGAGGGCAAGCCCGAGGTCGTACGGCTCTCGCTGACCGTGCTGCTCGCCGAGGGACATCTGCTGATCGAGGACGTCCCCGGAGTCGGCAAGACGATGCTGGCCAAGGCGCTGGCGCGGTCCATCGACTGCTCGGTGCGGCGCATCCAGTTCACGCCGGACCTGCTGCCGTCGGACATCACCGGTGTGTCCATCTGGGACCAGCAGCGCCGCGACTTCGAGTTCAAGCCGGGCGCGATCTTCGCGCAGGTGGTGATCGGCGACGAGATCAACCGCGCCTCACCCAAGACGCAGTCCGCGCTCCTGGAGTCCATGGAGGAGCGCCAGGTCACCATCGACGGCAAGACTTACGAACTGCCCAGCCCCTTCATGGTGGTGGCGACGCAGAACCCGGTCGAGATGGAGGGCACCTACCCGCTGCCGGAGGCCCAGCGCGACCGCTTCATGGCCCGGGTGTCGGTCGGCTACCCGAGCGCGGACGCCGAGCTGCAGATGCTGGATGTGCACGGCGGCGTCTCGCCCCTGGAGGACCTCCAGCCGGTGGCCCACGCCCACGAGATCCTCAAGCTCGTCGAGGCGGTGCGCGGGGTGCACGTCGCGGAGCCGGTCAGGCGCTACGTGGTCGACCTGGTCGGCGCGACGCGTACGCACCCCGATCTGAGACTCGGAGCCTCTCCGCGCGCCACGCTGCACCTGCTGCGCGCGGCGAAGGCGTCCGCGGCCCTGAGCGGCCGGGAGTACGCGCTGCCGGACGACGTGCAGGCCCTCGCCGTCGCGGTCCTGGCCCACCGGCTGCTGCCCACCGCCCAGGCCCAGCTCAACCGGCGCACCGCCGAGCAGGTCGTCGAGGAGATCCTGCAGCGCACCCCGGTTCCGGCGGCGCAGCAGCAGAGCGGCTTCGGCGGCCTCGGCCGTACGGCGCCGGCGTATCCGCAGCAGCCGCCGCGGAGGCTGTGA